The segment CACACTCATTCGTCATGAGCATTACTGGGACGAGTTGGCCAAACTGGAAGAAGTGACAATTCAGTTCAATGCCGACGCCAACGTAAGGACGCTGGCTTTTCAGTCCAAACAAGCAGATATTGTGTATCATCTTGCCCCCGAATCTCTAGACTTGATCGAGAAGGACCAAGAGCTTGACGTTGAGTCCGTAACGAGCTTGCGCACGCATTATTTCACATACAATCCAGCCAGCGATCATGTGGCGGATCTTCGTGTGAGACAGGCGTTGGACAAGCTGATTGACCGCGACGCGATCGTGGAAGAGATTATGCTCGGCCACGCGATGCCTGCCAACGGCCCGTTTCATGCATTGCTGCCGTTCGGGAGCAAGAAGGCTGCACAGAAGCTGGATCCAGACGGAGCCTTGAAGCTGCTGGAAAGTGCCGGCTATACGAAAGGCCCGGCCGGTATATGGGAGAAGGACGGCAAGCCGCTTAAGCTTAAGCTGATTGCGTTCACAGGTATTAATCCGGAGCTCCCGCTTATCCCGCTGCTGGTCCAATCTGAGGCGGCAAAGGTTGGCATTGCGATCGAGATCGTATCGGTGGAATATCCCGAAGTATACATCAAGGACAATACGGACTGGGATATGTCAACTGCAAGCTATCTGACTTCGCCTCGCGGTGACGGAGGATCGTTTTTAAATTCGGCGTATACATTGGGAGGCTCCTATAACCCTGCCCATATCCATCTCGAAGAACTGGAAGCGATCCTTCGCGAGTTGAATGATACGAGGGATGTTCCGAAGCGCCATGAGTTGACCCGAAGCGCGCTCGAGATCATCCATGAAGAAATGCCGCACTCCTATATTATTCATCCAAACATCTTGGTAGGCATTCATCAGCGAGTAACCAATTGGAAGCCGGGAGCCGAGGAATTTTATATAGTGACGAACAAGCTGGATGTGCAGTGACATGTTGACACAATTGTCCGGCCGATTTGTCCAAATGGTGATCGTGTTGTTTTTCTTGAGTGTCGTCACATTCGTCATGATGAAGCTGGCACCGGGCGATCCGATCTTGGCCATCTTGCTCGCTAGCGACGGTGCGCTGTCGCAAGCTGAACAAGAGGCGGCCCGCGAGGCGCTGGGATTGAATCGTCCTATTTATGAACAGTACGGAAGCTGGCTGCTAAAAGTTGTGCAGCTTGACTGGGGGCAATCGCTGACAAGCAACCGGGAAGTCTGGGACATATTGATGGAGCGTCTGCCCGCCACGATTTATTTGACGCTAGGATCGGTGGTGGTGCTCATGGTCATCGCTTTTCCGCTTGGAATATTGGCTGCGAAATACCAGAACAAAGCCCCGGATGTATCCAGTCGGATTATCGCACTGCTTGGCGCATCCATCCCCAGCTTCTGGCTCGCATTACTATTGATCTATGTGTTCGCATATCAATTAAATTGGCTTCCGACTATGGGAAGCGGTACATTGCGGCATCTTGTCTTGCCATCGCTGACCCTGGGGTTTGTGATGGCACCCGAATACATCCGGTTATTGCGAGCCGGATTGCTCGATACTCTCTCGCGGGATTATATCAAAGCTGCAAGGGCCAGAGGAATTTCCGAATGGCGCATTATGCTGCGCCATGCGATGCGAGCCGCACTGCTCCCGATTGTTGCGGTGTCCGGGGTCAGTCTGGGTTCATTGTTGACCGGATCGGTTGTCACGGAATCCATATTCGGTTGGCCGGGGCTGGGGAGTCTGGCTATCGAATCGATCCGTCTGCGCGATTATCCGGTAGTTCAAGGATATGTTTTGTTCTGCGGCGTTTGTTTTCTTATGGCCAACTGGCTGTCTGATGTCGGAGCGGCTGTGCTGGACCCCCGCATCCGAATGCGGGGAGGTCGTCGTCCATGAAGTCATCCCCATTGCTCTCGGCGGGCTTGGTTCTGTTTGGATTGTTTTCTGTGCTTGCGATATTTGGCACATGGCTGGCTCCAAACGATCCGGTGCTTATTCAAATGTCTGAGCGCTTGCGGCCTCCGAGCTGGACTTACCCTTTAGGGACGGATCATCTGGGCCGCTGCATCCTATCGAGATTGCTGGCAGGCACCCATACCACGCTGGGCCTCTCCGTGGCAGTGATTGGCGCCGTTGCCGCGATCGGTGTCCCGATCGGTTTCATATCCGGTTATAAAGGCGGACGACTGGATGCTTTGCTAATGCGGATGGCCGATGGCGCGGGAGCTCTGCCCGAGATATTGATTGCTGTTGCGGTGGCAGGTTTTCTAGGTCCGGGGCTGTTGAACGTCATGCTGGCCATTGCTTGTGTGAAATGGATTGCTTATGCGCGGATTGTTCGAGGGCTTGTACGATCTGAGCGGGAGAAAGAATATGTGCTCGTTTCGATTGTGTCCGGGAGTTC is part of the Xylanibacillus composti genome and harbors:
- the nikB gene encoding nickel ABC transporter permease — encoded protein: MLTQLSGRFVQMVIVLFFLSVVTFVMMKLAPGDPILAILLASDGALSQAEQEAAREALGLNRPIYEQYGSWLLKVVQLDWGQSLTSNREVWDILMERLPATIYLTLGSVVVLMVIAFPLGILAAKYQNKAPDVSSRIIALLGASIPSFWLALLLIYVFAYQLNWLPTMGSGTLRHLVLPSLTLGFVMAPEYIRLLRAGLLDTLSRDYIKAARARGISEWRIMLRHAMRAALLPIVAVSGVSLGSLLTGSVVTESIFGWPGLGSLAIESIRLRDYPVVQGYVLFCGVCFLMANWLSDVGAAVLDPRIRMRGGRRP
- the nikC gene encoding nickel transporter permease, which translates into the protein MKSSPLLSAGLVLFGLFSVLAIFGTWLAPNDPVLIQMSERLRPPSWTYPLGTDHLGRCILSRLLAGTHTTLGLSVAVIGAVAAIGVPIGFISGYKGGRLDALLMRMADGAGALPEILIAVAVAGFLGPGLLNVMLAIACVKWIAYARIVRGLVRSEREKEYVLVSIVSGSSGWTIIRRHLIRHILSPLAILVAGDIGRTILLLSALSYLGLGAQPPSPEWGAMLNDGRSYFQAAPELMLYPGLCILFVVLACNMASDGLRDLLDVRANSRVNEI
- the nikA gene encoding nickel ABC transporter substrate-binding protein, whose protein sequence is MNRKRCHTFWLKSSMVCMAFVLFLTACAAEGQNQYPAAATTGPDQSGEGKSITIIHSLPVDTLDPHNGWISVRAGVAETLVRLDENMQVTPWLAATWEAKDPLTWVFTLRDNIRFQDGTKLDAAAAKASFERGIADSRPLAASLKIASIEANGQVLTFRTTEPHPAFPTELVHPTASVISIAAEEASGKEAFNKAPVGTGPFKVTGFIPGKEVTLIRHEHYWDELAKLEEVTIQFNADANVRTLAFQSKQADIVYHLAPESLDLIEKDQELDVESVTSLRTHYFTYNPASDHVADLRVRQALDKLIDRDAIVEEIMLGHAMPANGPFHALLPFGSKKAAQKLDPDGALKLLESAGYTKGPAGIWEKDGKPLKLKLIAFTGINPELPLIPLLVQSEAAKVGIAIEIVSVEYPEVYIKDNTDWDMSTASYLTSPRGDGGSFLNSAYTLGGSYNPAHIHLEELEAILRELNDTRDVPKRHELTRSALEIIHEEMPHSYIIHPNILVGIHQRVTNWKPGAEEFYIVTNKLDVQ